The following proteins are encoded in a genomic region of Methylovorus glucosotrophus:
- a CDS encoding type II secretion system protein yields the protein MTSHRISSRGFSLIELSIVLVIVGLVIAGMLVPLSAQIDQKNYNETQRAMAELRDGLIGYASSNGYLPCPDTTGDGREDRDGTGACVVDPAEGNLPWADLGMGKQDAWGQKYRYRVTNGFANSVTKFTLSTTPSMTITDTSGVTLALRVPAVIVSKGKSGAGAGVNEQENTDNDDNLVSDVPSAVAGNEFDDIVVWVPSTLLLNRMLSAGKLP from the coding sequence ATGACGTCGCATCGAATAAGCAGTCGAGGCTTCAGCTTGATCGAGCTATCGATAGTGCTGGTGATCGTGGGGCTGGTGATTGCCGGCATGCTGGTGCCGCTGTCTGCCCAGATTGATCAGAAAAATTACAACGAAACGCAAAGAGCCATGGCCGAACTGCGCGATGGCCTGATCGGATATGCCAGCAGTAATGGGTATCTGCCATGCCCGGATACTACGGGCGACGGGCGGGAAGACCGGGATGGCACAGGTGCCTGTGTGGTAGACCCAGCCGAGGGTAATTTGCCATGGGCTGACCTCGGCATGGGCAAGCAGGATGCCTGGGGGCAAAAGTATCGGTATCGTGTCACGAATGGATTTGCAAATAGCGTTACCAAATTTACCCTTTCGACCACACCCTCAATGACCATCACCGATACTAGTGGCGTGACATTGGCGTTGCGTGTCCCCGCTGTCATTGTCTCCAAAGGCAAGTCGGGCGCGGGCGCGGGAGTGAATGAGCAAGAAAATACAGATAACGATGATAATTTAGTCAGCGATGTGCCAAGTGCCGTGGCAGGCAACGAGTTCGACGATATTGTGGTGTGGGTACCATCGACCTTGCTATTGAACCGCATGCTGAGCGCCGGAAAACTGCCATAA
- a CDS encoding HesA/MoeB/ThiF family protein, with the protein MNDNQLLRYSRHILLPNIGYEGQEQLVNSHALIVGAGGLGAPVAMYMAAGGTGKLTICDFDTVDMTNLQRQIIHTTASVGINKAESAQQALQALNPEVEVITIREKSTEATMSALVRNADVVIDCSDNFATRYALNRICLAEKKPLVSGAAIGFEGQITVFDFRQENSPCYHCLYPDTGADDALRCAENGVFAPLVGMIGTTQAAEAMKLLMGIGQSLQGLLLLLDVLSMEWRSLRLQRDPTCSVCQPS; encoded by the coding sequence ATGAACGACAACCAACTTTTACGCTATAGCCGCCATATCCTGCTGCCTAATATCGGTTACGAGGGCCAGGAGCAACTCGTCAACAGCCATGCCCTGATTGTGGGGGCGGGCGGATTGGGCGCGCCAGTGGCGATGTACATGGCGGCCGGTGGCACCGGCAAGCTCACCATCTGTGATTTTGATACGGTGGACATGACCAATCTGCAGCGGCAGATTATTCATACCACAGCCTCCGTGGGCATCAACAAGGCCGAGTCAGCGCAGCAAGCCTTGCAGGCATTGAACCCGGAAGTAGAGGTGATCACCATACGCGAGAAATCGACAGAGGCTACGATGTCCGCTTTGGTGCGTAACGCCGATGTGGTGATCGACTGCAGCGATAATTTTGCTACCCGCTATGCCTTGAACCGCATTTGCCTGGCGGAAAAAAAACCGTTGGTATCCGGGGCGGCCATTGGCTTTGAGGGCCAGATTACGGTGTTTGATTTCCGGCAGGAAAACAGCCCCTGCTACCATTGCCTGTACCCGGATACAGGCGCCGACGATGCATTGCGCTGTGCTGAAAATGGCGTATTTGCGCCGCTGGTGGGCATGATAGGCACGACACAGGCAGCCGAAGCCATGAAGCTGCTGATGGGAATCGGCCAGAGCCTGCAGGGCCTGCTGCTGCTGCTGGATGTGCTGAGCATGGAGTGGCGCAGCCTGCGCCTACAACGCGACCCCACTTGCAGCGTTTGTCAGCCTTCTTAG